The bacterium genome includes a window with the following:
- a CDS encoding DNA-directed RNA polymerase subunit alpha — protein MQALVVQRPQIEMMPLNETRARFVIEPLEPGFGYTLGNTLRRTLLSRIPGAAVSSIRMDDIYHEFTTVKGVKEDVVDIILNIKRLVVRMTDPEPLTLRLSATGPGAVTAADLEAPTGVEIVSRDLHLATLEEGVHFEAEMVVEQGVGYRTAVSDRNDAIGMIPIDAIFSPVRNVSYRVDNTQVGQMTNFDRLEIDIETDGSLEPSEALSSAGKTLRELLSLFADVGEGIGLELGDVAVVETVSQDLDLPVEALDLSERPRNCLRRAQINTVGELTKQTREDLLDMTNFGQKSLEEVIAKLDELGLGIAASRDRNS, from the coding sequence TTGCAAGCGTTGGTTGTTCAGCGTCCACAGATCGAGATGATGCCGCTCAACGAGACCCGTGCCCGGTTCGTGATCGAGCCTTTGGAGCCGGGTTTCGGCTACACGCTCGGCAACACCCTCAGGCGGACGCTGCTCTCTCGGATACCCGGTGCCGCGGTGTCCTCGATAAGGATGGACGACATCTACCACGAGTTCACCACCGTCAAGGGCGTCAAGGAGGATGTGGTCGACATCATCCTGAACATCAAGCGCCTGGTGGTGCGAATGACCGACCCCGAGCCGCTCACGCTCCGGCTGTCGGCCACGGGTCCGGGTGCGGTGACGGCGGCCGATCTCGAAGCCCCGACCGGGGTGGAGATCGTCAGCCGGGACCTGCACCTCGCCACTCTGGAGGAGGGTGTCCACTTCGAGGCGGAGATGGTCGTGGAGCAGGGAGTGGGTTATCGCACCGCGGTCTCGGACCGGAACGATGCCATCGGCATGATCCCGATCGATGCCATTTTCTCCCCGGTCCGCAACGTCTCCTACCGGGTCGACAACACGCAGGTCGGCCAGATGACCAACTTCGATCGCCTGGAGATCGACATCGAGACCGACGGCTCGCTGGAGCCGAGCGAGGCGCTCTCGTCCGCCGGCAAGACCCTGCGCGAGCTCCTCAGCCTGTTCGCCGATGTGGGCGAGGGCATCGGTCTGGAGCTGGGTGACGTGGCCGTGGTCGAGACCGTCTCGCAGGACCTTGACCTGCCGGTCGAGGCCCTAGATCTCTCGGAGCGTCCCCGCAACTGCCTGAGGCGCGCCCAGATCAACACCGTGGGCGAGCTCACCAAGCAGACCCGCGAAGACCTTCTTGACATGACCAACTTCGGGCAGAAGAGCCTCGAGGAAGTGATCGCCAAGCTCGACGAGCTAGGGCTCGGTATCGCTGCCTCACGGGACAGGAACAGTTAG